Proteins from a single region of Sneathiella aquimaris:
- a CDS encoding peroxiredoxin, with protein MTIKVGDKLPAGELMEMTGSGPAKLSVEEIFGGKTVALFAVPGAYTPTCSAKHLPGFVDNLESLKSKGVDEVICLSVNDPFVMAAWGQAQAAGEVRMLADPDAAFTKAMSVEFDASGAGLGVRSRRYSMLVEDGTVKQLNLEETGGFEVSDAETLLGQL; from the coding sequence ATGACAATCAAAGTAGGCGATAAACTTCCAGCAGGTGAATTGATGGAAATGACCGGAAGCGGTCCTGCAAAACTCTCTGTTGAGGAAATTTTTGGCGGTAAGACGGTTGCTTTATTTGCTGTTCCGGGCGCCTATACCCCAACATGTTCTGCAAAACATCTTCCAGGTTTTGTTGATAATCTTGAGTCTCTGAAGTCAAAAGGCGTTGATGAGGTGATTTGCCTGTCCGTCAACGATCCTTTTGTGATGGCTGCATGGGGTCAGGCGCAAGCGGCAGGTGAAGTTCGCATGCTCGCCGATCCAGATGCTGCATTCACCAAAGCAATGTCTGTTGAATTTGACGCGTCCGGCGCTGGTCTTGGTGTTCGTTCTCGCCGTTATTCTATGCTGGTTGAAGACGGAACAGTGAAACAGCTCAACCTGGAAGAAACAGGCGGCTTCGAGGTTTCTGATGCAGAAACTTTGCTCGGCCAGCTATAA
- a CDS encoding protein phosphatase CheZ: MSTTQKKMYSAEIRQLQKDGNETQSSVVGEGISQQQYQELLDAINSVREDINNADPSSAATAAVNEAVMEDFKKEFAESLQLKSELEELSRVILDTRREIASLNAHDSGPKIHAMTDQLDAVVGDTEGATNAILEAVEVIEDKNESLQLNATDPDEIEITEGISNAIMKIYEACNFQDITGQRISKVVGTLKFVEDRIAAMIDILGGDGELAEIETISQPSRMDGEVELSGPTVEGHEISQDEIDALFD; this comes from the coding sequence ATGAGCACAACACAAAAGAAGATGTATTCTGCAGAAATCAGGCAGCTTCAAAAAGATGGCAACGAAACACAGAGTTCTGTCGTGGGGGAAGGAATAAGCCAGCAACAATACCAGGAATTGCTGGATGCTATTAACTCTGTAAGAGAGGACATCAATAACGCTGATCCATCTTCTGCTGCCACGGCTGCAGTCAATGAAGCCGTGATGGAAGATTTCAAGAAAGAATTCGCCGAATCACTCCAGTTGAAAAGTGAGCTTGAAGAGTTATCACGTGTCATTCTGGACACTCGGCGCGAAATCGCGTCTTTGAACGCTCATGATTCCGGCCCTAAAATCCACGCAATGACCGACCAGTTGGACGCCGTTGTTGGCGATACTGAAGGGGCGACTAACGCAATCCTTGAAGCGGTAGAGGTTATTGAAGACAAAAACGAAAGCCTTCAGTTGAACGCGACAGATCCTGACGAAATTGAAATTACCGAAGGCATTAGCAACGCGATAATGAAAATCTATGAAGCCTGTAACTTCCAGGACATTACAGGGCAAAGAATTTCCAAAGTCGTTGGCACGCTAAAATTTGTCGAAGACCGTATCGCTGCCATGATCGATATCCTTGGTGGAGATGGCGAACTGGCAGAAATTGAAACAATCAGCCAGCCGTCTCGTATGGACGGTGAAGTTGAACTTAGTGGACCAACTGTCGAAGGCCACGAAATCAGCCAGGACGAAATCGACGCCCTGTTCGATTAA
- a CDS encoding protein-disulfide reductase DsbD domain-containing protein has translation MKKKILVFIGSVTSFSVLFLSLLAFAAQGQVSKTNLISGVQAVGDDAVIMMGLHIALNKGWKTYWRSPGDAGIPPQFNWSGSENIEKVEVLWPKPVEFSSAGLSSWGYKDEVVFPLRVTLKQPGQAVRASLDVFYGVCEMVCIPVKQEVALSLPQGPAETSKDAPLIQLFAERVPLLLSMSNQVHDMKVESNGTQGLTITIKSDLQFNNPALILEGEQGDFFQISPKTTSQAAGYLVFTATADLARKGPPLKGRKITATILDKGVAVEGQITVK, from the coding sequence ATGAAGAAGAAAATTCTGGTTTTTATCGGAAGCGTCACTTCTTTCAGCGTTTTATTTTTATCTTTACTGGCGTTTGCTGCGCAAGGGCAGGTATCAAAAACGAACCTGATTTCAGGCGTTCAGGCCGTCGGCGATGATGCAGTTATCATGATGGGACTGCATATTGCGTTGAATAAAGGATGGAAGACCTATTGGCGAAGTCCAGGGGATGCCGGTATCCCGCCGCAGTTTAATTGGTCAGGATCTGAGAATATCGAGAAGGTGGAAGTTCTTTGGCCCAAGCCTGTCGAATTTAGCAGCGCTGGCCTTTCATCCTGGGGATACAAGGATGAAGTTGTCTTTCCGTTACGGGTGACGTTAAAGCAGCCGGGTCAAGCCGTTCGGGCCAGTCTGGATGTGTTTTACGGTGTATGCGAGATGGTTTGTATCCCAGTGAAACAGGAAGTTGCCCTCAGTCTGCCCCAAGGACCTGCCGAAACGTCGAAGGATGCACCGCTAATACAATTATTTGCTGAGCGGGTTCCGTTGTTACTGTCGATGTCAAACCAGGTTCATGATATGAAGGTTGAATCAAATGGAACACAGGGACTGACAATTACAATCAAGTCTGACCTTCAGTTTAACAATCCGGCTTTAATCCTCGAAGGGGAACAAGGGGATTTTTTCCAGATTTCGCCTAAGACCACTAGTCAAGCAGCGGGCTATCTGGTTTTTACTGCGACAGCCGACCTTGCACGCAAAGGGCCGCCCTTAAAAGGGCGGAAAATAACCGCGACAATTCTCGATAAGGGGGTTGCTGTTGAAGGCCAAATAACTGTTAAATAG
- the rnhA gene encoding ribonuclease HI, with amino-acid sequence MSGKKVVIYTDGACSGNPGPGGWGAMLECDGKIKEICGGEADTTNNRMELTAAIKALDALKRASVVELHTDSTYVKDGITKWMVNWKKNGWKTAARKPVKNKDLWVLLDDAIARHQIEWKWVKGHAGVPGNEKADELANQGMETVR; translated from the coding sequence TTGAGCGGTAAAAAAGTAGTTATTTACACAGATGGAGCATGTTCTGGAAATCCCGGTCCGGGCGGATGGGGCGCGATGCTGGAATGTGACGGTAAAATCAAGGAAATATGCGGAGGCGAAGCCGATACCACAAATAACCGTATGGAATTAACCGCGGCTATTAAAGCGTTGGACGCACTTAAACGCGCATCAGTTGTCGAACTGCATACGGATAGCACTTATGTCAAGGATGGCATTACAAAATGGATGGTAAACTGGAAAAAGAACGGTTGGAAAACGGCCGCCAGGAAACCGGTCAAGAACAAGGATCTGTGGGTCTTGCTGGACGACGCCATTGCCCGTCATCAAATTGAATGGAAATGGGTTAAGGGGCATGCCGGTGTCCCCGGTAACGAAAAAGCTGATGAGCTCGCAAACCAGGGAATGGAAACAGTTCGATAG
- the thrB gene encoding homoserine kinase, which yields MAVYTDISDDDLDLIAGDYPIGEILSCKGIAEGVENSNFLLHSETGHYILTIYEKRVNEADLPFFLGLMEHLADHGYVSPRPVKTKTGDSLSRVAGKPAALIEFLEGRSMRRVSPEHCALLGRSLADLHIAGGGFQIQRPNSLTIDSWRPLFEASLASKGIDLISKREISEISTEIGDLEKNWPENLPEGVIHADLFPDNIFFLNGQVSGVIDYYFACNDFLAYDIAVCLNAWCFESDASFNITKARRLLNSYQRARPLEKTELQALPLLSRGAAMRFYLTRLYDWINQIDGALVKPKDPSEYLQKIRFLRDVKSVAEFGIDLP from the coding sequence ATGGCTGTTTACACCGACATATCTGACGATGATCTTGATCTGATTGCCGGGGATTATCCCATAGGCGAGATACTGTCCTGTAAGGGGATCGCGGAAGGGGTCGAAAATTCCAATTTTCTGCTTCATTCAGAAACTGGACATTATATTCTAACGATCTACGAAAAACGGGTAAATGAAGCAGACCTGCCTTTTTTCCTCGGATTGATGGAACATCTTGCAGATCATGGATATGTTTCGCCGCGCCCGGTTAAAACCAAAACCGGTGACAGCCTGTCCCGCGTTGCGGGCAAACCTGCCGCCTTAATCGAATTTCTTGAAGGCCGGTCGATGCGGCGCGTCTCCCCTGAACACTGTGCCCTGCTGGGGCGTTCACTGGCTGATTTACACATTGCGGGTGGCGGATTTCAAATACAAAGACCCAACTCTTTGACCATAGACAGCTGGCGTCCCCTTTTTGAGGCCAGTCTTGCCAGTAAGGGTATCGACCTCATTTCAAAACGGGAAATCAGCGAGATCTCCACAGAAATTGGCGATTTGGAGAAAAACTGGCCTGAAAATCTGCCAGAAGGTGTCATTCACGCAGACTTGTTTCCGGATAACATCTTCTTTTTGAACGGTCAGGTTAGCGGCGTTATCGACTATTACTTCGCCTGCAATGATTTCCTGGCATACGATATTGCTGTCTGCCTGAATGCCTGGTGTTTTGAAAGTGATGCGAGCTTTAACATTACAAAGGCCCGGCGTCTTCTAAACAGCTATCAACGCGCCCGGCCATTGGAAAAAACCGAACTCCAAGCCCTCCCCCTCTTATCTCGCGGGGCAGCAATGCGATTTTATCTAACACGGTTGTATGACTGGATTAATCAGATTGACGGGGCCTTGGTAAAACCAAAAGACCCGTCAGAATATTTACAGAAAATCCGCTTTCTGCGAGACGTAAAATCCGTCGCAGAATTTGGTATCGACCTTCCTTAA